A region of Allocoleopsis franciscana PCC 7113 DNA encodes the following proteins:
- a CDS encoding Ig-like domain-containing protein, protein MSGQTVTPKKFLQPIDRAALGVMVVLSLLISILLLSGDRTAPRVRDFSWQNQQVSAEDTAFILTFSRPMNHDSVEANLKIEPPIPGKFSWAGRRMAYTPKFPVPYGNQYKVELKGARDQISARENEGKQMQPFSASFRTRDRAFAYIGVEGKEQGRLILYNLTTQKKSILSPADLVVMDFKPYPEGEKILFSASDRKYQEKGLLNQQLYTVTTGISFQSDDQSAAELPPEGRLNLVLDSKDYQNLKFDLSGDGKTIVVQRLNRRNPGDFGLWIIQPNAKPRSLGNQPGGDFIIAPDSGSVAVAQGQGVAILPLQPQTKPLDFLPKFGILLSFAKDGSAAAMVKFNTDYTRSLYLVTNQGTQKELLRTTGSIQSCEFALGRNTLYCLLTQLIKGEQYEEEPFFATIDFTPDPKSTQVSVKPLVVLPNQRDIQMSLSPDGLALLFDQIVTRPPTATDTLRSNDGQAIATGWLWMLPLTEDTSSTPPSQIKPEQLLPGFHPRWLP, encoded by the coding sequence ATGTCCGGTCAAACTGTAACCCCCAAAAAATTCCTCCAGCCCATTGATCGTGCCGCTTTGGGTGTAATGGTAGTACTCAGTCTTTTGATCTCAATCTTGCTGTTGAGTGGCGATCGCACAGCCCCTAGAGTGCGCGATTTTAGTTGGCAGAATCAACAAGTGAGTGCAGAGGATACGGCCTTTATCCTGACCTTTAGCCGTCCCATGAACCACGATAGTGTAGAGGCCAACCTAAAAATCGAACCGCCTATCCCCGGAAAATTTAGCTGGGCGGGGCGTCGCATGGCTTATACCCCAAAGTTTCCCGTGCCCTATGGGAACCAGTATAAAGTCGAACTCAAGGGAGCGAGAGACCAAATTTCTGCCAGGGAGAACGAAGGCAAGCAGATGCAGCCATTTTCGGCTTCCTTTCGTACCCGCGATCGCGCTTTTGCTTATATCGGCGTTGAAGGAAAAGAGCAGGGACGGCTAATTCTTTACAACCTCACGACTCAGAAAAAAAGTATCCTGTCGCCGGCTGATTTAGTCGTCATGGATTTTAAACCCTACCCAGAGGGTGAAAAAATCTTGTTCTCGGCTAGCGATCGCAAATATCAAGAAAAGGGCTTACTCAATCAGCAATTGTACACGGTAACCACAGGAATCTCATTTCAATCGGACGATCAATCAGCGGCTGAACTACCGCCAGAAGGCCGACTGAATTTAGTGTTAGATAGCAAAGACTATCAGAACCTAAAATTTGACCTGTCAGGTGATGGCAAGACTATTGTTGTCCAACGATTGAATCGGCGTAATCCCGGCGATTTTGGTCTGTGGATTATCCAACCCAACGCCAAACCCCGCTCATTGGGAAACCAGCCCGGAGGGGACTTTATCATCGCTCCCGATAGTGGTTCTGTGGCTGTAGCACAAGGGCAGGGCGTGGCGATTTTACCCTTACAACCACAGACCAAACCCTTAGATTTTCTGCCCAAGTTTGGCATTCTACTGAGCTTTGCCAAGGATGGTTCGGCAGCCGCCATGGTTAAATTTAATACGGATTACACGCGATCGCTTTATTTGGTCACAAACCAAGGCACTCAGAAAGAACTGCTGCGTACCACCGGCTCCATCCAAAGCTGCGAATTCGCCCTGGGGCGCAACACTCTCTACTGCTTGTTAACTCAACTAATTAAAGGGGAACAATACGAGGAAGAACCCTTCTTTGCCACCATTGACTTCACACCAGACCCCAAGAGTACGCAGGTGTCCGTCAAGCCATTAGTTGTCTTACCCAATCAACGAGATATTCAAATGAGTTTGTCTCCCGATGGCTTAGCCTTGCTGTTTGATCAAATCGTAACTCGTCCCCCCACCGCGACCGATACCTTAAGATCCAATGATGGGCAAGCGATCGCTACGGGTTGGTTATGGATGTTGCCCTTAACCGAGGATACATCCTCAACCCCCCCATCTCAGATCAAGCCCGAACAGTTGTTACCAGGATTCCATCCTCGCTGGTTGCCTTGA